Part of the Sulfurovum sp. TSL6 genome, CGAATAACAAAGGCATAAATAAAAGTGTACTAAGCAAGATAAGCGAAGTGACATCTTTAGGTCTGCAATTATATAACGAAGCCAGATTGATGTTGGCAACTGCCAGAGGTACCATCATTTCCATAAAGATCACACCTTGTACAAAAAGAGAAAGGTTTGTAAAAGAGAGTATGAGGGCAGTAGCCAACGGCACAATGACAAACTTTTGGCTTATGGTCCCTATAAAAAGCTTGGGATGCAGCTCTTTTATACATATACCCTGCAGGAACGTTCCCAGTAAAAAAAGTTGCAAGACGATACCGGCATAGGCACCCATTTTGAAAAATTCAATGATCTCTGTACTTAGAGGTACCTCATAAATATTGATGAGTATCGCTACAATCGAAGCTGGGATAATAGGAATTCTGATGATGTTCAAGAGTGACTCTTTGATACTGAACGAACCTCGAGAATAGATGTAGACACCGATGATATAAACGACAAATACATTGGCTATATTGATAAGGGTCGTGTAGATGACAGAGGCTTCTCCAAAGAGGGCGATACCCAAGGGGATACCTA contains:
- a CDS encoding AEC family transporter, which translates into the protein MIETLLSILFVYVFILLGYMAKRIFKEEMNPKTLTLMSVYFLQPFVTIWGFSTARLNSEHLYVPLIYLAIILLLLFPTILLGKALFNDPKERAIFSIAGFVGNTGNIGIPLGIALFGEASVIYTTLINIANVFVVYIIGVYIYSRGSFSIKESLLNIIRIPIIPASIVAILINIYEVPLSTEIIEFFKMGAYAGIVLQLFLLGTFLQGICIKELHPKLFIGTISQKFVIVPLATALILSFTNLSLFVQGVIFMEMMVPLAVANINLASLYNCRPKDVTSLILLSTLLFMPLLFGLSYVINHYYL